The following proteins are encoded in a genomic region of Anabas testudineus chromosome 13, fAnaTes1.2, whole genome shotgun sequence:
- the si:dkey-260j18.2 gene encoding kelch-like protein 17 translates to MNAVRGGTVTWRPQPWQDGDGGGGDPLSDSDSEEEDFPDDSTTPLGDYITHGLKQLLDAQQLCDVTLLVEGKKFMCHRVLLAAVSPYFRAMFTSPLVESRLTEIRLEEVTPSVMETVIQFVYTGEAGLSLDTAEDLFVAANRLQVMPLQDLCSRFLFEHLSVDNCLGMYSLARSHHDQLLLRASLRLVAQHFPRVARQKDFLLLDHGTLGSLLSSDRLGVDSEAEVYDAARRWAEHQPLDRYVHMPALLHHLRPGLLSQEESRRLSQELGPAAAGEGLGGPLRPREGMFEKKIVCVDLTPREDENLAARDNTVDCFDPQTGKWKKLAALGSLVSPGCTAVGDRLFVAGGILRTGSVSATVHEYDAVLDRWIERPSMVQPRAMLGLLGCGESLYALGGCNRSALLDSSETLELTTLQWTPGPRLPLPLRAFACAALRGRLYLLGGTTLEQNRAVVHSGVLIYHTLTDCWTRVALDSGATCLAGGVAVRGGVCAIGGYMRDTTKFLDGNYTNLETLDATGRVLFFREGRGSGLEKEVTGGGVMVTAEQRGGAGGGSDRAPSPVVFPGLPRRIAAGGVARWKRRIYVLGGENGSRFYDSVYCWKPGWRSWVQRREKLPGDTGGVSQFGCTTLKFPKKHILSRLRLAKENCK, encoded by the exons ATGAATGCTGTGCGTGGGGGCACAGTCACCTGGCGTCCCCAGCCGTGGCAGGACGGGGACGGAGGAGGAGGGGACCCTCTGTCCGACAGCGACTCCGAGGAGGAGGACTTCCCTGATGACAGCACCACCCCACTGGGGGACTACATCACACATG GACTAAAGCAGCTCCTGGATGCTCAACAGCTGTGTGATGTCACTCTGCTTGTTGAGGGAAAGAAGTTCATGTGTCACAG AGTCCTCCTAGCAGCCGTGAGCCCTTATTTCCGGGCCATGTTCACCAGCCCTCTGGTGGAGTCTCGCCTCACTGAGATCCGTCTGGAGGAGGTGACTCCGTCAGTCATGGAGACCGTCATCCAGTTTGTATACACCGGTGAGGCAGGGCTCTCTCTGGACACAGCTGAGGATCTGTTTGTGGCTGCCAACCGGCTTCAGGTCATGCCCCTTCAAGACCTGTGTTCCAG GTTTCTCTTTGAGCACCTTTCAGTGGATAACTGCCTGGGCATGTACTCTCTGGCTCGCTCTCACCATGACCAGCTGTTGCTGCGGGCCTCCCTGCGACTGGTAGCCCAGCACTTCCCCCGGGTGGCCCGACAGAAagactttcttcttcttgacCACGGTACCCTAGGCAGCCTCCTGAGCTCCGACCGCCTAGGCGTGGACTCAGAGGCGGAGGTCTATGACGCAGCTCGTCGCTGGGCAGAACACCAACCCCTGGATCGCTATGTTCACATGCCTGCACTACTTCACCATCTGCGGCCAGGGTTGCTGTCCCAAGAAGAGAGCCGAAGACTGAGCCAGGAACTGGGTCCGGCTGCAGCTGGTGAAGGCCTTGGAGGGCCTCTTAGACCACGGGAGGGCATGTTTGAGAAAAAGATTGTCTGTGTGGACCTGACACCTCGGGAAGATGAGAATTTAGCTGCAAGAGACAACACAGTGGACTGCTTTGATCCTCAGACGGGGAAGTGGAAGAAGTTAGCGGCACTCGGTTCTCTTGTCAGTCCTGGCTGTACAGCTGTGGGTGACAGGCTGTTCGTAGCTGGAGGGATCCTGCGGACAGGGTCTGTGTCTGCAACTGTGCATGAGTATGACGCAGTGTTGGACCGCTGGATAGAGCGGCCTTCGATGGTTCAGCCCAGGGCTATGCTAGGTCTGCTGGGCTGTGGAGAGTCACTGTATGCCTTAGGTGGCTGTAACCGCTCAGCCCTCTTGGACTCTAGCGAGACCTTGGAGCTCACTACACTACAGTGGACTCCAGGACCTCGACTACCGCTCCCTCTGCGTGCCTTTGCCTGCGCAGCACTACGTGGACGACTTTACCTTCTAGGTGGAACAACACTTGAACAGAACCGAGCTGTGGTCCACTCGGGCGTGCTTATTTATCACACCCTGACAGACTGCTGGACACGTGTGGCACTGGACTCTGGCGCTACTTGCCTTGCTGGGGGGGTAGCGGTGCGAGGAGGAGTCTGTGCAATTGGGGGATACATGAGGGATACCACCAAGTTCCTGGATGGAAACTATACCAATCTGGAGACTTTGGATGCCACTGGACGTGTGCTGTTTTTCCGAGAGGGCAGGGGGTCTGGGTTAGAAAAGGAGGTGACCGGGGGAGGGGTGATGGTCACTGCAGAGCAGCGGGGCGGTGCAGGTGGTGGAAGTGACCGAGCCCCAAGCCCTGTTGTTTTTCCTGGGCTACCGCGACGGATTGCAGCTGGGGGTGTGGCCAGGTGGAAAAGGAGGATTTATGTGTTGGGTGGGGAAAACGGCTCTCGGTTCTATGACAGCGTTTACTGCTGGAAGCCTGGCTGGCGAAGCTGGGTCCAGAGACGTGAAAAACTCCCTGGGGATACTGGAGGGGTGAGCCAATTTGGGTGTACCACTCTAAAATTCCCTAAAAAACACATCCTGTCCAGACTCAGACTAGCCAAAGAAAACTGCAAGTAG